A section of the Osmia lignaria lignaria isolate PbOS001 chromosome 16, iyOsmLign1, whole genome shotgun sequence genome encodes:
- the LOC117600963 gene encoding DNA damage-regulated autophagy modulator protein 1-like isoform X2, producing MWCQDFLIYLKRAPCRQNLACCVYIRHRQVSQWQSERGKNLVSKRIVVVAAWCGALACFGLDILANFQEARVVAAHMIGAMTCFTAGTIYFCLQTYISHKMVPAVNSKIVVYVRASLSILTLILTVMTIVPGYISMLEFQGNDYKKWLPIDGGWGWHVASAISEWVLAIVYCAFLLTFVPEFRLINFEDPVVTLIYLDKGPDLTQNDKISHKLDTQES from the exons ATGTGGTGCCAGGATTTCCTTATATATCTGAAACGGGCACCCTGTCGCCAGAATC TCGCCTGTTGCGTCTACATTAGACATCGACAAGTTTCTCAATGGCAATCGGAAAGGGGCAAAAATCTCGTTAGCAAGAGGATTGTTGTTGTGGCGGCCTGGTGCGGGGCTCTAGCTTGTTTTGGATTGGACATTTTGGCCAATTTTCAAGAAGCTCGAGTCGTCGCGGCTCATATGATAGGTGCTATGACCTGTTTTACAGCTGGAACCATCTACTTTTGTCTTCAA ACATATATAAGTCATAAAATGGTACCAGCAGTAAATAGCAAAATTGTCGTGTACGTTCGGGCAAGTTTATCaattttaactttaattttaacAGTTATGACAATCGTGCCTGGATACATTTCAATGCTAGAGTTTCAAG GTAACGATTACAAAAAATGGCTGCCAATAGACGGTGGCTGGGGTTGGCACGTTGCTAGTGCCATTTCTGAATGGGTTTTGGCAATTGTCTATTGCGCTTTTCTTCTAACATTCGTGCCAGAGTTCCGACTAATTAACTTCGAAGATCCTGTGGTCACG CTGATATACTTGGATAAGGGTCCAGACTTAACTCAAAATGACAAAATATCTCATAAGTTGGATACTCAAGAATCCTAA
- the LOC117600963 gene encoding DNA damage-regulated autophagy modulator protein 1-like isoform X1: MPYGKLHVLPLSLFILIPVTFLITYTISVHWDHVVPGFPYISETGTLSPESCVFAQFLNIAALLLACCVYIRHRQVSQWQSERGKNLVSKRIVVVAAWCGALACFGLDILANFQEARVVAAHMIGAMTCFTAGTIYFCLQTYISHKMVPAVNSKIVVYVRASLSILTLILTVMTIVPGYISMLEFQGNDYKKWLPIDGGWGWHVASAISEWVLAIVYCAFLLTFVPEFRLINFEDPVVTLIYLDKGPDLTQNDKISHKLDTQES; the protein is encoded by the exons ATGCCCTACGGAAAGTTGCATGTTCTACCACTGAGCCTTTTCATCCTAATCCCAGTGACATTTTTGATTAC ATACACCATATCGGTGCATTGGGACCATGTGGTGCCAGGATTTCCTTATATATCTGAAACGGGCACCCTGTCGCCAGAATCGTGTGTATTCGCCCAATTTCTCAATATAGCTGCATTGCTCC TCGCCTGTTGCGTCTACATTAGACATCGACAAGTTTCTCAATGGCAATCGGAAAGGGGCAAAAATCTCGTTAGCAAGAGGATTGTTGTTGTGGCGGCCTGGTGCGGGGCTCTAGCTTGTTTTGGATTGGACATTTTGGCCAATTTTCAAGAAGCTCGAGTCGTCGCGGCTCATATGATAGGTGCTATGACCTGTTTTACAGCTGGAACCATCTACTTTTGTCTTCAA ACATATATAAGTCATAAAATGGTACCAGCAGTAAATAGCAAAATTGTCGTGTACGTTCGGGCAAGTTTATCaattttaactttaattttaacAGTTATGACAATCGTGCCTGGATACATTTCAATGCTAGAGTTTCAAG GTAACGATTACAAAAAATGGCTGCCAATAGACGGTGGCTGGGGTTGGCACGTTGCTAGTGCCATTTCTGAATGGGTTTTGGCAATTGTCTATTGCGCTTTTCTTCTAACATTCGTGCCAGAGTTCCGACTAATTAACTTCGAAGATCCTGTGGTCACG CTGATATACTTGGATAAGGGTCCAGACTTAACTCAAAATGACAAAATATCTCATAAGTTGGATACTCAAGAATCCTAA